In Hermetia illucens chromosome 5, iHerIll2.2.curated.20191125, whole genome shotgun sequence, a single window of DNA contains:
- the LOC119656911 gene encoding alanyl-tRNA editing protein Aarsd1-B: MVFKCQEDSFLKEFVGKVVSCEPVKTAEDSKETEYKVILDDTILFPEGGGQPFDYGTLDGKPVKSVIRVGSEAVHFVEMTEPFQIGQKVKQIVDWPRRMDHMQQHSGQHLITALFSREFGFETQSWWLGNETSYIDLAVKDVTKENMDRIERIANELIFEGRAVTVEVTTVEKGLQFQDIRAPRGLPADHVGPVRVVNIEGVESNMCCGTHVRNLSQLQAIKLLHAEKTKGKVLVHFLVGNRVIKKLGECYGREMQMNNILRGGPSSHIDLIEKLQSNQKSKQKAFLQLLKDFAVAEASKLRSLESKPKFFSLHRRDGIEPDFISTFLRNAPDDIFYFMTVGDTTGKGHMVLKGDEEIIKKISAEFLELLDGKGNGKGKSFQAKVNNLAKINECEKMLIDALSGPQPA, encoded by the exons ATGGTGTTTAAATGTCAAGAAGATAGCTTCCTAAAGGAG TTTGTAGGAAAAGTTGTTTCCTGTGAACCTGTAAAAACCGCCGAGGATTCTAAAGAAACCGAGTACAAAGTGATACTTGATGATACAATTCTTTTCCCTGAAGGGGGTGGTCAG CCATTCGATTATGGCACATTGGATGGCAAACCAGTGAAAAGTGTCATAAGGGTTGGATCTGAAGCTGTACATTTTGTGGAAATGACCGAACCTTTCCAAATTGGTCAGAAAGTTAAACAAATAGTGGATTGGCCACGTCGTATGGATCATATGCAACAGCATTCAGGACAGCATCTAATAACAGCCCTTTTTAGCCGTGAGTTTGGTTTTGAAACTCAATCGTGGTGGCTTGGGAACGAGACGTCCTATATTGATTTGGCTGTTAAAGATGTAACGAAGGAAAATATGGACCGTATAGAACGAATTGCCAACGAATTGATTTTCGAAGGAAGGGCAGTTACTGTGGAGGTAACGACAGTGGAAAAAGGATTACAGTTTCAAGATATACGAGCACCTCGTGGCTTACCCGCTGATCATGTTGGCCCTGTTCGTGTGGTCAACATAGAAGGTGTCGAAAGTAATATGTGTTGTGGAACCCATGTTCGAAATTTATCACAGTTACAAGCGATAAAGCTCCTGCATGCAGAGAAGACTAAAGGAAAGGTGCtagttcattttttggttggaaatCGAGTTATAAAGAAATTAGGAGAATGCTACGGTAGAGAAATGCAAATGAATAATATTTTGAG AGGCGggccatcatcccatattgaCCTAATTGAGAAACTACAGTCTAATCAAAAGTCCAAACAGAAAGCTTTCTTGCAGTTATTGAAGGATTTTGCTGTGGCTGAGGCTTCAAAATTGCGGAGTTTGGAGTCAAAACCTAAGTTTTTCTCTTTACACCGTCGTGATGGGATTGAACCTGATTTTATAAGCACATTTTTACGAAACGCCCCTGACGATATTTTCTATTTCATGACCGTTGGTGATACTACGGGAAAAGGGCATATGGTACTTAAGGGCGATGAGGagataataaagaaaattagtGCTGAGTTTTTAGAATTATTGGATGGAAAAGGCAACGGAAAAGGCAAATCGTTCCAGGCTAAAGTTAACAATCTTGCCAAGATAAACGAATGTGAGAAGATGTTAATTGATGCGCTTTCTGGACCACAGCCTGCATGA